In Larimichthys crocea isolate SSNF chromosome IV, L_crocea_2.0, whole genome shotgun sequence, a genomic segment contains:
- the tnksa gene encoding tankyrase-1 isoform X4, giving the protein MNVLWSLPATHRHGNRSQRGEYKKDELLEAARSGNEEKLMALLTPLNVNCHASDGRKSTPLHLAAGYNRVRIVQLLLQHGADVHAKDKGGLVPLHNACSYGHYEVTELLLKHGACVNAMDLWQFTPLHEAASKNRVEVCSLLLSHGADPTLLNCHSKSSVDMAPTPELKERLTYEFKGHSLLQAAREADMAKAKKTLALEIINFKHPHTHETALHCAVASPHPKRKQVTELLLRKGASVNEKNKDFMTPLHVAAERAHNDIMEVLQKHGAKVNALDTLGQTALHRAALAGHLQTCRLLLGYGADASLVSLQGFTAAQMGNEAVQQILNENIPVRNSDVDYRLLEAAKAGDLDTVKSLCTAQNVNCRDLEGRHSTPLHFAAGYNRVSVVEYLLHHGADVHAKDKGGLVPLHNACSYGHYEVAELLVRHGASVNVADLWKFTPLHEAAAKGKYEICKLLLKHGADPTKKNRDGNTPLDLVKDGDTDIQDLLRGDAALLDAAKKGCLARVQKLCSPDNINCRDTQGRNSTPLHLAAGYNNLEVAEYLLEHGADVNAQDKGGLIPLHNAASYGHVDIAALLIKYNTCVNATDKWAFTPLHEAAQKGRTQLCALLLAHGADPTMKNQEGQTPLDLATADDIRALLIDAMPPDALPSCLKPQATVVSASVVSTGAAGGVVISPSPSPSCLSAASSIDNLTTPLSDITVGGATGPADGASGSDRKEGETLLDMTINQFLKSLGLEHLRDIFQREQQSVADGAAYHSLMQEISLDVLADMGHEELKEIGINAYGHRHKLIKGIERLLGGQQGGNPYLTFHCSSQGTVLIDLAPDDKEFQSVEEELQSTIREHRDGGNAGGVFSRYNIIKIQKVVNKKLRERYAHRQKEIADENHNHHNERMLFHGSPFINAIIHKGFDERHAYIGGMFGAGIYFAENSSKSNQYVYGIGGGTGCPTHKDRSCYVCHRQMLFCRVTLGKSFLQFSAMKMAHAPPGHHSVIGRPSVNGLAYAEYVIYRGEQAYPEYLITYQIVKPESPATPSATSEQKS; this is encoded by the exons tCCACTCCACTCCACCTGGCAGCAGGATACAACAGGGTGAGGATAGTTCAGCTGCTACTACAGCACGGAGCTGATGTCCACGCCAAGGACAAAGG TGGTCTGGTGCCTCTACATAATGCCTGCTCCTATGGACACTATGAAGTTACCGAGCTCCTGCTAAAG CATGGAGCGTGTGTCAATGCCATGGATCTATGGCAGTTCACCCCTCTCCATGAAGCAGCGTCTAAAAACCGAGTGGAggtctgctctctgctgctgagcCACGGGGCTGACCCGACACTGCTCAATTGTCACAGCAAAAGCTCTGTGGACATGGCGCCCACTCCTGAGCTGAAGGAGAGACTTACAT atgagTTTAAAGGCCACTCTCTGCTTCAAGCTGCTCGGGAAGCTGACATGGCCAAAGCTAAGAAGACTCTGGCGTTGGAGATCATCAACTTCaaacaccctcacacacacgaGACTGCGCtg CACTGCGCAGTAGCGTCGCCCCACCCAAAGAGGAAACAAGTGACGGAGCTGCTGTTAAGGAAAGGCGCCAGCGTGAATGAGAAGAATAAAGA CTTCATGACTCCTCTCCATGTGGCAGCAGAACGTGCTCATAACGACATTATGGAAGTGCTACAGAAACACGGTGCCAAG GTGAACGCCCTGGACACGCTGGGTCAGACGGCGTTGCACCGTGCGGCGTTGGCGGGCCACCTTCAGACCTGCAGGCTGTTGCTAGGATACGGGGCAGACGCCTCGCTGGTGTCACTGCAGGGCTTTACTGCTGCTCAAATGGGAAATGAAGCCGTTCAACAAATACTCAACG AGAACATCCCAGTGAGAAACTCAGATGTGGACTACAGACTTCTGGAAGCTGCTAAAGCTGGAGACCTGGACACTGTCAAG TCGTTGTGTACGGCTCAGAATGTGAATTGTAGAGACCTGGAGGGACGACACTCCACTCCCCTGCATTTCGCTGCTGGCTACAACAGAGTGTCAGTGGTGGAGTACCTGCTGCACCATGGGGCAGACGTACACGCCAAGGACAAAGG TGGTCTGGTTCCCCTCCATAACGCCTGTTCGTACGGTCACTACGAGGTGGCCGAGCTGCTGGTCAGACACGGAGCCTCGGTCAACGTAGCCGACTTGTGGAAGTTCACGCCACTCCACGAAGCCGCTGCCAAGGGCAAATACGAGATCTGCAAACTGCTGCTCAAG caTGGGGCAGACCCGACCAAGAAGAACCGAGACGGAAACACACCTTTGGACCTGGTGAAGGATGGGGACACCGACATCCAGGACCTGCTAAGAGGAGACGCCGCGCTGCTGGATGCCGCCAAGAAAGGCTGCCTGGCAAGGGTGCAAAAGCTATGTAGCCCCGACAACATTAACTGTCGGGATACACAGGGACGCAACTCAACACCTCTGCACCTCGCAG CCGGCTATAACAACTTGGAGGTAGCAGAGTATCTGTTGGAGCATGGAGCTGATGTGAATGCACAGGACAAAGGAGGGCTGATACCTTTACACAATGCTGCTTCGTACGGG CATGTGGACATAGCCGCCCTGCTGATCAAATACAACACGTGCGTCAACGCCACAGATAAGTGGGCATTCACGCCCCTCCACGAAGCGGCCCAGAAGGGTCGGACTCAGCTCTGCGCTCTGCTATTGGCCCATGGTGCCGATCCCACCATGAAGAACCAGGAGGGACAGACGCCTCTGGACTTAGCAACG GCCGATGACATAAGAGCACTGCTGATCGACGCCATGCCGCCAGATGCCCTGCCAAGCTGTTTAAAACCCCAGGCCACTGTG GTGAGCGCAAGCGTGGTGAGTACAGGTGCGGCAGGGGGCGTGGTCATCTCTCCCTCCCCGTCCCCGTCCTGCCTGTCTGCAGCCAGTAGCATAGACAACCTGACCACGCCCctcagtgacatcactgtggGCGGGGCCACTGGACCAGCAGATGGAGCGTCTGGGtctgacaggaaggaaggagaga ctctgctcgACATGACCATCAACCAGTTCTTGAAGAGTCTAGGGCTGGAACACCTCAGAGACATCTTCCAGAGggaacag cagtctgtcgctgatggagctgcttaccacagtctcatgcaggag ATTTCTCTGGATGTGCTGGCAGACATGGGTCACGAGGAGCTGAAAGAGATTGGCATCAACGCTTACGGTCACAGACACAAGCTCATCAAGGGCATCGAGAGGCTTCTGGGAGGCCAGCAAg GTGGAAACCCATACCTGACGTTCCACTGCTCCAGCCAGGGCACCGTGCTGATCGACCTGGCACCGGACGACAAGGAGTTCCAGTCAGTGGAGGAGGAA CTGCAGAGCACCATCAGAGAGCACCGCGATGGAGGCAACGCAGGTGGCGTCTTCAGCCGGTACAACATTATTAAG ATTCAGAAGGTTGTGAATAAGAAGCTACGGGAGAGATacgcacacagacaaaaagaaatcgCAGACGAGAACCACAACCATCACAACGAGCGAATGCTCTTTCATG GTTCTCCGTTCATCAATGCCATCATCCACAAGGGCTTTGACGAGCGACACGCCTACATCGGCGGCATGTTTGGCGCCGGGATCTATTTTGCTGAGAACTCGTCCAAAAGCAACCAGTACGTGTATGGGATTGGTGGAGGCACAGGATGTCCCACCCACAAAGACCGCTCCTGCTACGTGTGCCACAG gCAGATGCTGTTCTGCAGGGTAACGCTGGGCAAGTCGTTTCTTCAGTTTAGCGCAATGAAAATGGCCCACGCACCCCCTGGACACCACTCTGTTATAGGACGACCAAGCGTCAACGGACTTGCGTATGCAGAGTACGTCATCTACAGAGGGGAGCag GCTTACCCAGAGTACTTGATCACCTACCAGATTGTGAAGCCAGAGAGTCCGGCCACGCCTTCTGCCACCTCCGAGCAGAAATCCTAA